The following proteins come from a genomic window of Geomonas sp. RF6:
- a CDS encoding response regulator has translation MHDKDDFETVEILLVEDNPAHADMMRETLKESRIANRLSVVTDGEMALDFLYRKGPFAESPRPGLILLDLGLPRKTGLEVLSEIKEDPELRRIPVIVLTTSESEEDILKSYDLHANTFISKPVRLSDFMEVIRSLENYWFVMAQLPKS, from the coding sequence ATGCATGACAAGGACGACTTCGAAACTGTGGAGATTCTCCTGGTGGAGGACAACCCCGCACACGCCGACATGATGCGCGAAACCTTGAAGGAGAGCAGGATAGCGAACCGGCTCTCCGTGGTCACCGACGGCGAGATGGCTCTCGATTTCCTGTATCGGAAGGGCCCGTTCGCGGAATCTCCCCGCCCGGGACTCATTCTCCTCGATCTGGGACTCCCCAGGAAGACCGGATTGGAGGTCCTGTCGGAGATAAAGGAGGATCCCGAACTCAGACGCATTCCCGTCATCGTTCTTACCACCTCTGAGTCGGAGGAGGACATCCTCAAAAGTTACGATCTCCATGCCAACACATTTATTTCGAAGCCGGTGCGGCTGAGCGATTTCATGGAGGTCATCAGGAGCCTGGAGAACTACTGGTTCGTCATGGCGCAACTGCCGAAGTCATGA
- a CDS encoding PAS domain-containing protein, with translation MADQGEKRQARGNGDRQAVSPPVDFQRVFEAVPDPCLLLDRNLRIVAVNEEYLKATMTRREEIMGMTMMELFPVNPAEAGATGATNVGGSLTRVLERKVPDTLPLQKYDIRKPKEEGGAYEERYWSAVNTPVLNADYEVDYVIHRAHDVTDFVRRGHNILEGDAAQGEADVFRNSQRVAEANEELRLANNQLEAQREKLLELNARLEVEALQRVKAQDAADKANRELQRSNKELELFASVASHDLQEPLVTVGSYTELIAQKYRDKLEVPALHDGRRKADAVPDKRPAGLLPAQYEGEAVQPRAAWESPGKCGKEPD, from the coding sequence ATGGCTGATCAGGGTGAGAAGAGGCAGGCGCGAGGAAATGGTGATCGACAGGCCGTTTCGCCTCCGGTGGACTTTCAGCGGGTATTCGAGGCGGTGCCGGACCCTTGCCTTTTGCTTGACCGGAACCTGAGGATAGTGGCGGTGAACGAGGAGTATCTGAAGGCTACTATGACTCGGCGGGAGGAGATTATGGGGATGACCATGATGGAGTTGTTTCCCGTCAACCCAGCTGAAGCCGGGGCGACCGGAGCCACCAACGTCGGTGGGTCCCTCACGCGGGTTCTCGAGAGAAAGGTCCCGGATACCCTGCCGCTGCAGAAATACGACATTCGGAAGCCGAAGGAGGAGGGGGGCGCCTATGAGGAGCGGTACTGGAGCGCCGTGAACACCCCTGTGCTTAACGCCGATTACGAGGTGGACTACGTCATCCATCGAGCCCATGACGTCACAGACTTCGTCCGTCGCGGCCACAACATCCTGGAGGGGGACGCTGCACAGGGGGAGGCTGACGTTTTCCGCAACTCCCAGAGGGTGGCCGAGGCCAATGAGGAACTTCGTCTGGCCAATAACCAACTGGAGGCCCAGAGGGAGAAGCTGCTGGAGCTGAACGCCCGGCTGGAGGTGGAGGCTCTGCAGCGGGTCAAGGCTCAGGATGCCGCGGACAAGGCGAACCGCGAGCTGCAGCGGTCCAACAAGGAGCTGGAATTGTTCGCCTCCGTGGCCTCCCATGACCTACAGGAGCCGCTGGTCACGGTGGGAAGCTACACGGAGCTTATAGCGCAGAAGTATCGCGACAAGCTGGAAGTACCTGCGCTACATGACGGACGGCGTAAAGCAGATGCAGTCCCTGATAAACGACCTGCTGGCTTACTCCCGGCTCAATACGAGGGCGAAGCCGTTCAGCCGCGTGCCGCTTGGGAAAGTCCTGGAAAGTGCGGTAAGGAACCTGACTAA
- a CDS encoding sensor histidine kinase, giving the protein MEGDDTQLVQLFQNLVGNAIKFRRRDVRLQVRITCERQGGMWVIRVRDNGIGMEPRFFEQVFEIFRRLHTREEYEGSGIGLAICRKIVEHHGGHIWVESEPGEGTTFFFSIPTLRGGANA; this is encoded by the coding sequence GTGGAAGGTGACGACACCCAGCTCGTCCAGCTCTTCCAGAACCTCGTGGGAAACGCCATCAAATTCAGGAGACGCGATGTGCGCCTGCAGGTGCGCATCACCTGCGAGCGGCAGGGCGGGATGTGGGTGATCAGGGTGCGCGACAACGGCATCGGCATGGAGCCGCGCTTTTTCGAACAGGTCTTCGAGATCTTCCGCCGGCTGCACACCCGCGAGGAATACGAAGGAAGCGGCATCGGGCTGGCGATCTGCCGCAAGATCGTGGAGCATCACGGAGGGCACATCTGGGTGGAATCGGAGCCTGGAGAGGGGACTACCTTCTTCTTCAGCATCCCGACGCTGCGAGGAGGCGCAAATGCATGA